The Metabacillus schmidteae genome includes a region encoding these proteins:
- a CDS encoding DUF2269 family protein: MTIYSLLLLIHIVAAVVGLGASFGMPVLMRSVKTVSQAKFALAVSEGIEKFAKVGSIVLLITGIIMAIINPYLFKEIWYIASLVIYVAVQPIAAGLLPKKAKAQMQALENHQGEELPEEYITLAKQSAPLNNVLHISAIILIILMTIKPF; the protein is encoded by the coding sequence ATGACAATTTACTCATTATTATTACTAATCCATATTGTTGCAGCAGTTGTTGGGCTTGGTGCCAGCTTTGGCATGCCTGTTTTGATGCGCAGTGTCAAAACAGTTTCACAAGCGAAATTTGCGCTTGCTGTTTCAGAAGGGATCGAAAAGTTTGCGAAGGTTGGAAGCATTGTATTATTAATTACAGGAATCATCATGGCCATTATTAATCCTTATTTATTCAAAGAAATTTGGTACATTGCATCACTTGTTATTTATGTGGCTGTCCAACCAATTGCCGCAGGATTATTACCAAAGAAAGCAAAGGCTCAAATGCAAGCTCTTGAAAACCATCAAGGTGAGGAGCTACCGGAGGAGTACATAACACTCGCAAAACAATCCGCTCCATTAAACAATGTATTACATATTTCAGCTATTATCTTAATTATCCTAATGACAATCAAACCATTCTAA
- a CDS encoding serine O-acetyltransferase, producing the protein MGLIISDFKRRKLNKFKILYSIFLNRGVSAVLIYRISFWCYKHKMKFLASLLYQLNVLINSCEISYSAEIGKGFAIVHPVGVVIASIKAGDNLTVFQNVTIGKNGKVNSKGLSRPEIKNNVTIYSGAVIAGPLVIGENVIIGANTVVQKDLPDGSKVIGQRPSIQYSPVNPVSNVE; encoded by the coding sequence ATGGGGCTTATTATTTCTGATTTCAAACGACGTAAATTAAATAAATTTAAAATATTATATTCTATATTTTTAAATCGTGGGGTATCTGCTGTTCTAATTTATAGGATTTCTTTTTGGTGTTATAAACATAAAATGAAATTTTTAGCGTCTTTATTGTATCAACTAAATGTCTTGATTAATTCATGTGAAATATCATACAGCGCTGAAATAGGAAAAGGTTTTGCTATTGTTCATCCTGTAGGAGTTGTAATTGCAAGTATAAAAGCAGGAGACAATTTAACTGTTTTTCAAAACGTGACGATTGGTAAAAATGGCAAAGTTAATTCGAAAGGTCTATCAAGACCAGAAATTAAAAATAACGTTACTATATATTCAGGAGCAGTTATAGCAGGTCCTCTTGTTATCGGTGAAAATGTTATTATCGGAGCTAATACGGTAGTGCAGAAAGATCTACCGGATGGATCAAAAGTGATTGGTCAAAGACCTTCTATACAATATTCACCTGTAAATCCAGTATCGAACGTGGAGTGA
- a CDS encoding IS1182 family transposase, which yields MKYDHISFVNYNMNQLVLPLDLEILIPQNHLSTIVHEAVEKLDDTLLFQPYKGGGRPSYHPKMLLKVIDYAYTQKIYSGRQMEKLLTENIYFMWLSGSQTPDFRTINRFRSERMKDIIYQVFFSIVELLREKGLVKLEHYFVDGTKIEANANQYTFVWRKATEKYDKSLDDKYRQLAFQIEQILEEEEKSAPSAGLEEKLKETPITSEQIEHSIKKLEKHLETEPKNKEAKKVVRLLKKDYLPRKVKYEEQNRLFNGRNSFSKTDTDATFMRMKEDHMRNGQLKPGYNVQTGTEGQFITGFSLHQRAGDPSCLIPHLKHLEVHGVKPQKIVADSGYGSEENYDFLEREGRTAYIKYNTFDQEQKKSWKKKIDRVENMEYDEEVDEFICANKQRLIFQYETTRTSDNEYVSIKRRYSCFECTGCPFQITCAKGKEQKTITISLENQRQRKEIRERLQSEEGRKLYSQRKCDVESVFGQLKHNQQFRRFSMRGLQKNTIEWGLLCVAHNCKKMQKAIKRNKEMRKIDTNKG from the coding sequence ATGAAATATGATCATATCTCTTTCGTTAATTATAACATGAATCAGTTAGTTCTTCCATTAGACCTTGAAATTCTCATCCCTCAAAATCATTTATCTACCATTGTCCATGAAGCTGTAGAAAAGCTAGACGATACATTGTTATTTCAACCCTACAAAGGTGGTGGACGCCCATCATATCATCCAAAAATGTTACTTAAAGTCATCGATTATGCTTATACACAAAAAATTTACTCAGGAAGACAGATGGAAAAGTTACTAACCGAAAATATCTACTTTATGTGGTTAAGTGGTAGTCAAACTCCTGATTTTCGTACAATCAATCGGTTTCGATCCGAGCGAATGAAAGATATTATCTATCAAGTCTTCTTTTCAATTGTAGAGTTACTACGTGAAAAAGGATTGGTAAAGCTGGAGCACTATTTTGTTGATGGGACTAAGATAGAAGCAAATGCAAATCAATATACATTTGTTTGGAGAAAAGCGACAGAAAAATATGATAAAAGTTTAGATGACAAATATCGTCAACTCGCTTTCCAAATTGAGCAAATCCTTGAAGAAGAGGAAAAGTCCGCCCCTTCCGCGGGGCTAGAAGAAAAGCTGAAAGAAACACCGATTACTTCAGAACAGATTGAACATAGTATTAAAAAGTTAGAAAAACATTTAGAAACAGAACCCAAAAATAAAGAGGCGAAAAAAGTTGTTCGATTACTAAAAAAAGATTATCTTCCTCGTAAAGTGAAATATGAAGAACAAAATCGACTATTCAATGGAAGAAACAGTTTCTCGAAAACAGACACTGATGCGACCTTTATGAGAATGAAGGAAGATCATATGCGAAATGGGCAATTAAAACCAGGATATAATGTACAAACAGGGACAGAAGGTCAGTTTATTACGGGCTTCTCACTTCATCAAAGAGCAGGTGATCCAAGTTGCTTAATCCCTCACCTCAAACACTTGGAGGTGCACGGAGTGAAACCCCAAAAAATAGTTGCCGATTCTGGCTATGGTAGTGAGGAAAACTATGATTTTCTCGAAAGAGAAGGACGAACAGCATACATAAAATATAATACGTTTGATCAAGAACAAAAAAAGAGCTGGAAAAAGAAAATCGATCGTGTAGAAAATATGGAGTACGATGAGGAGGTAGATGAGTTTATTTGTGCAAACAAGCAACGCCTTATTTTTCAGTATGAAACCACAAGAACATCAGATAATGAATATGTATCAATTAAAAGAAGATATTCTTGTTTTGAATGTACCGGCTGCCCATTCCAAATAACTTGTGCCAAAGGGAAAGAACAAAAAACAATTACAATATCTCTAGAAAATCAAAGGCAAAGAAAAGAGATTCGTGAACGTCTTCAGAGTGAGGAAGGCCGGAAATTATATAGTCAACGAAAATGCGATGTGGAAAGTGTATTTGGACAGTTAAAACACAATCAACAGTTCAGACGGTTTTCAATGCGGGGTCTCCAAAAAAATACGATTGAATGGGGGCTTCTTTGCGTTGCACATAACTGTAAAAAAATGCAGAAAGCGATAAAAAGAAATAAAGAAATGAGGAAAATTGATACCAATAAGGGTTAG
- a CDS encoding TetR/AcrR family transcriptional regulator: MNKLPKQTFFQIPKEKQDTLIQAAKEEFSRVPLHEASIANIVKSAGIPRGSFYQYFEDKEDLFYYLTNQLIQRNNERFITILKDKNGDIFEAFIELFQLVIKNQREQEYKNFFKNVFLNMNYKLENKLADHMYENKKKQYQNILALINRDQLNIKDEEELRQVVKILRAITSQNFVQVFGQDLTNEEALNNYMAQIELLKRGLCKKEYQVKNTNEEIYMKEG, encoded by the coding sequence GTGAACAAATTGCCTAAACAAACATTTTTTCAAATACCAAAAGAAAAACAGGATACTTTAATTCAAGCAGCTAAGGAAGAGTTTTCCAGAGTTCCATTACATGAAGCGTCAATTGCCAATATTGTTAAGAGTGCTGGAATTCCAAGAGGAAGCTTTTATCAATATTTTGAGGATAAAGAGGATTTATTTTATTACTTAACAAACCAGTTGATTCAAAGAAATAATGAACGATTTATCACAATATTAAAGGACAAAAATGGAGATATATTCGAAGCATTTATTGAATTGTTTCAATTAGTCATCAAGAACCAAAGAGAGCAGGAGTATAAAAACTTCTTTAAAAATGTTTTTCTCAATATGAATTACAAATTGGAAAACAAGTTAGCGGATCATATGTATGAAAACAAGAAAAAGCAGTATCAAAATATCCTTGCTTTAATCAATCGAGATCAATTAAACATTAAAGATGAAGAAGAACTACGTCAGGTCGTTAAAATTTTGAGAGCTATTACCTCCCAAAATTTTGTTCAGGTTTTCGGTCAGGATTTAACGAATGAAGAAGCGTTAAACAATTATATGGCACAAATTGAGTTACTTAAAAGAGGACTTTGCAAGAAAGAATACCAAGTGAAAAACACTAACGAAGAAATTTACATGAAAGAAGGTTAA
- a CDS encoding DHA2 family efflux MFS transporter permease subunit has protein sequence MEDTLQKKPPYLMIAILFIGAFVSFLNNSLLNVALPSMMVDLEIKDYSTIQWLATGYMLVSGVLIPASAFLLTKFSNRRLFITSMIIFTLGTALAAFAPSFGLLLTGRMIQAAGSSVMGPLLMNVMLVSFPREKRGAAMGVFGLVMITAPAIGPTLSGYIVENYDWRLLFEMILPLAVITLILAFWKFENVMEQNKEAKLDYLSVVLSSIGFGGLLYGFSSASADGWTDPIVLTTLIAGVIALIIFVVRQLKMEKPLLDLRVYKYPMFALGSVVMIVNAVAMFSGMILTPAYVQNVRGISPLDSGLMMLPGAVIMGLMSPITGKLFDKFGPRALAVLGLSITAVSTYMLANVQLDTSYGHIILIYSLRMFGMSMVMMPIMTNGLNQLPTVLNPHGTAVNNTVQQVSGSIGTAILVTIMNSVTTSEAENLMTGVDPTTLTASSQALIMQKSLLEGIQYSFYVTLVINIVAILLSFFIKRVDTSKEAVQKLNKEAKTQMKPKTI, from the coding sequence ATGGAAGATACTTTACAAAAAAAACCGCCATATTTAATGATTGCTATTTTATTTATTGGAGCTTTTGTCTCTTTCTTAAATAACTCGCTATTAAACGTGGCACTGCCATCTATGATGGTGGACTTGGAAATTAAGGACTATTCTACAATTCAATGGCTTGCTACTGGTTACATGTTAGTCAGCGGTGTTTTAATTCCGGCATCAGCATTTTTACTAACGAAGTTTTCCAACCGAAGATTATTTATCACTTCAATGATTATATTTACGTTAGGTACTGCATTAGCTGCGTTTGCACCTAGCTTCGGTTTATTACTTACTGGACGTATGATTCAAGCGGCAGGTTCTTCTGTAATGGGACCTTTATTGATGAATGTTATGCTTGTCAGCTTCCCGCGTGAAAAACGTGGTGCAGCAATGGGTGTTTTCGGATTAGTTATGATTACCGCTCCGGCAATTGGACCAACATTATCCGGTTATATCGTGGAGAACTATGACTGGCGTTTACTTTTTGAAATGATTTTACCATTAGCTGTTATTACTCTAATCTTAGCATTTTGGAAGTTTGAGAACGTTATGGAACAAAACAAAGAAGCAAAGCTTGATTACTTATCAGTTGTTTTATCTTCAATCGGTTTTGGTGGTTTATTATATGGATTCAGTTCTGCAAGTGCAGATGGCTGGACAGATCCAATCGTGTTAACTACTCTCATTGCTGGTGTGATTGCCTTAATCATTTTCGTTGTCCGTCAATTGAAAATGGAAAAACCATTATTAGACTTGAGAGTATATAAATATCCAATGTTTGCACTAGGATCTGTTGTAATGATTGTCAATGCAGTAGCGATGTTCTCCGGGATGATTTTAACACCTGCTTATGTGCAAAATGTTCGTGGAATTTCACCGCTGGATTCTGGTTTAATGATGTTACCTGGTGCGGTTATTATGGGATTGATGTCACCAATTACAGGTAAGCTATTCGATAAATTCGGTCCACGTGCTCTAGCTGTTTTAGGATTATCGATTACAGCAGTCTCAACTTACATGTTAGCGAATGTGCAACTGGACACTAGTTATGGCCATATTATTCTTATCTACTCACTTCGTATGTTTGGGATGTCAATGGTAATGATGCCAATTATGACAAATGGTTTAAATCAATTACCAACTGTCTTAAACCCACACGGAACAGCTGTTAATAATACTGTTCAACAAGTGTCAGGTTCAATTGGTACAGCTATTCTTGTTACAATCATGAACTCTGTAACAACATCAGAAGCAGAAAACTTAATGACTGGTGTTGACCCTACAACGTTAACGGCATCTAGTCAGGCACTAATCATGCAGAAGTCACTATTAGAGGGAATTCAATATTCTTTCTATGTTACTTTAGTTATTAATATCGTAGCAATTTTGTTATCTTTCTTTATAAAACGTGTTGATACGAGTAAAGAAGCTGTTCAGAAATTAAATAAAGAGGCTAAAACACAAATGAAGCCTAAGACGATATAA
- the rpoN gene encoding RNA polymerase factor sigma-54, translating to MKMDLVQQQGLKLNMTQELQQAISLLQYSSADLLSYVRELTLENPLIEVKERSKSLFRHSRSSSTKQSFIENTVKEKTNLRDHLRHQLINFSLSKQDRACLELLINALDSNGYVKDSLEDLAHLMNVNEEVVESKLYFLQSLDPAGIGARSLQECILLQLRRLHTRNELAETIISDHFHLFAEKSWKELAKLLKIKINQIQEIHEVIKQLEPRPGLKYGVDDSTYVTPDMTIKEVNGAWHIIYHDELIPKLMVHDPLETNGPVRIDKETKSFYTKNLTQGKWLMRAIEQRKETMMSVMNEILKKQSDFLTKGKSSLKPLTLKDIADMLDIHESTVSRTVKDKFVQTPHGLMNMKSFFTTKLSDNQGDVSTAAVKLKLKEVIDSENKKKPLSDQKIANTLKTLYDIDISRRTVTKYREQLTIPTSSIRKEY from the coding sequence ATGAAAATGGATTTAGTGCAACAACAGGGGTTAAAACTAAATATGACTCAAGAACTTCAACAAGCCATCTCACTTTTGCAGTATTCCTCAGCAGATTTGCTTTCATATGTGCGGGAGCTTACATTAGAAAATCCTCTTATTGAAGTGAAGGAGAGAAGTAAATCACTCTTCCGTCATTCAAGATCATCCTCAACTAAACAATCCTTTATTGAAAATACGGTAAAAGAAAAAACAAATCTTCGCGACCATTTACGGCATCAGCTAATTAATTTTTCGTTATCAAAGCAAGATCGGGCATGTCTTGAACTGCTCATCAACGCATTGGATTCAAATGGATATGTAAAAGATTCACTTGAAGATCTGGCACATTTAATGAATGTTAACGAAGAGGTAGTTGAAAGTAAATTGTATTTTCTTCAAAGCTTAGATCCTGCCGGAATCGGTGCCCGCTCACTTCAGGAGTGTATTTTGCTGCAACTAAGACGTTTGCACACTAGAAATGAGCTCGCGGAAACGATTATATCTGACCATTTTCACTTGTTCGCTGAAAAATCCTGGAAGGAACTTGCCAAACTTCTAAAAATAAAAATAAATCAAATTCAAGAAATTCATGAAGTGATCAAACAGTTGGAACCAAGACCGGGGTTGAAGTATGGAGTAGACGATAGTACATATGTAACTCCGGACATGACAATAAAAGAAGTAAATGGCGCTTGGCATATCATTTATCATGATGAGTTAATTCCGAAGTTAATGGTTCATGATCCTCTGGAAACAAACGGACCGGTTAGAATAGATAAGGAAACGAAAAGTTTTTACACTAAAAATCTTACTCAAGGAAAATGGTTGATGCGGGCAATTGAACAAAGAAAAGAAACGATGATGAGTGTGATGAATGAAATCTTAAAAAAACAAAGTGATTTTCTTACTAAAGGGAAAAGTTCACTTAAACCATTGACACTAAAGGATATTGCAGATATGTTAGACATTCATGAATCAACAGTTAGTCGTACGGTAAAAGATAAGTTTGTTCAAACTCCACATGGATTAATGAACATGAAATCTTTTTTCACAACAAAGCTATCTGATAACCAAGGTGATGTTTCAACAGCTGCTGTTAAATTAAAACTAAAAGAAGTCATAGATTCAGAGAATAAGAAAAAACCTTTGTCAGACCAAAAAATAGCAAATACGTTAAAAACATTGTATGATATTGATATTTCCAGAAGAACGGTGACAAAATATCGTGAGCAATTAACAATTCCAACGTCTTCAATAAGGAAAGAATATTAA
- a CDS encoding glutaredoxin family protein: MKKVVFYSKENCSLCDKGLAIIHELQEEFDFEYEIVDIYQDDELLEKFQIMIPVVEIEKEVVTYGILDKDSIRKRLL; the protein is encoded by the coding sequence GTGAAAAAAGTAGTCTTTTATTCAAAAGAGAATTGCTCGTTATGTGATAAAGGATTAGCCATTATTCATGAACTGCAGGAAGAGTTCGATTTTGAGTATGAAATAGTTGATATTTATCAAGATGATGAGCTCCTGGAAAAGTTTCAAATTATGATTCCAGTTGTTGAAATCGAAAAAGAAGTCGTCACATATGGGATTTTGGATAAAGATTCCATAAGAAAGCGTTTACTTTAA
- a CDS encoding sugar-binding transcriptional regulator: protein MKSLIEVQKKLLPDLLPVMQKRYQILQYIRLMQPIGRRSLSTSLGISERILRNEVQFLKDQNLIDIQTSGMTLTEEGTSLLIHLEEMMKDVLGLSSLENTLKKRFNLNRVIVVSGDSDQSPWVKKEMGRACVTCIKERLKGNNIVAVTGGTTLAAVAEMMTPDSKNRDTLFVPARGGLGETVENQANTICAKMAERASGDYRLLYAPDQQLSKDAYQAIIEEPSIKETLTILKSASMVVHGIGDAKTMAERRKTPEEHFRKIIDGKAVAEAFGYYFDQHGEIVHKVQTVGIQLDDIEEIPTVIAVAGGASKAKAIRAYMKQTLDSILITDEAAAIELIRD from the coding sequence ATGAAATCACTTATCGAAGTACAAAAAAAATTATTGCCTGACCTGTTACCGGTTATGCAAAAACGCTATCAAATTCTTCAGTACATACGGTTAATGCAGCCGATTGGACGCAGAAGTCTCTCAACTAGCCTGGGTATTAGTGAAAGAATTCTAAGAAATGAAGTGCAATTTCTGAAGGATCAAAATCTAATTGACATTCAAACTTCAGGTATGACCTTAACAGAAGAAGGAACATCATTGCTTATTCACCTTGAGGAAATGATGAAAGATGTTTTAGGATTGTCTTCTTTGGAAAATACATTAAAGAAGCGATTCAATTTAAACAGAGTCATTGTTGTTTCCGGTGATAGTGATCAATCTCCATGGGTTAAAAAAGAAATGGGAAGAGCATGTGTAACATGTATAAAAGAGCGATTAAAGGGTAATAATATCGTCGCTGTAACTGGTGGTACTACGTTGGCAGCTGTTGCAGAAATGATGACTCCTGATAGTAAAAATCGCGATACTTTATTCGTCCCGGCACGTGGAGGATTAGGAGAAACCGTTGAAAACCAGGCGAACACGATTTGCGCTAAAATGGCCGAACGTGCGAGCGGTGATTACAGACTTCTCTATGCTCCTGATCAACAGCTAAGTAAAGATGCATACCAGGCGATTATTGAAGAGCCGTCGATCAAAGAAACTTTAACAATCTTGAAATCAGCCAGTATGGTCGTTCATGGAATAGGGGACGCTAAAACTATGGCGGAGCGTCGGAAAACTCCTGAAGAACATTTTCGGAAGATTATCGACGGGAAGGCTGTTGCTGAAGCGTTTGGTTATTATTTTGACCAGCATGGTGAGATTGTACATAAAGTTCAAACGGTGGGGATTCAATTAGATGACATTGAGGAAATACCAACTGTTATTGCGGTTGCAGGAGGGGCCTCAAAAGCAAAGGCAATTAGAGCCTACATGAAACAAACATTGGACTCTATTTTAATTACAGATGAAGCCGCAGCTATTGAGTTAATAAGGGATTAA
- the gap gene encoding type I glyceraldehyde-3-phosphate dehydrogenase: MAVKIGINGFGRIGRNVFRAALKNPNVDVVAVNDLTDANMLAHLLKYDSVHGKLDAEVSVDGNNLVVDGKTIQVSAERDPAKLSWGAQGVEIVVESTGFFTKRADAAKHLEAGAKKVIISAPASDEDITIVMGVNEDKYDAASHDVISNASCTTNCLAPFAKVLNDKFGIKRGMMTTVHSYTNDQQILDLPHKDYRRARAAAENIIPTSTGAAKAVSLVLPELKGKLNGGAMRVPTPNVSLVDLVAELEKEVTVDEVNAALKEAAEGDLKGILGYSEEPLVSGDYNGNINSSTIDALSTMVMEGQMVKVISWYDNESGYSNRVVDLADYLASKGL; this comes from the coding sequence ATGGCAGTAAAAATCGGTATTAATGGTTTTGGACGTATTGGACGTAATGTATTCCGCGCAGCTTTAAAAAATCCTAACGTTGACGTAGTAGCAGTTAACGACTTAACAGATGCTAACATGTTAGCTCATCTTTTAAAATATGATTCTGTACACGGAAAATTAGATGCAGAAGTTTCTGTTGACGGTAACAACCTTGTTGTTGACGGAAAAACAATCCAAGTTTCTGCTGAGCGTGACCCAGCGAAATTATCTTGGGGAGCTCAAGGAGTAGAAATCGTTGTTGAATCTACTGGTTTCTTCACTAAACGTGCAGATGCTGCGAAACACTTAGAAGCAGGTGCGAAAAAAGTTATCATCTCTGCTCCAGCTAGTGACGAAGATATCACAATCGTTATGGGTGTTAACGAAGACAAATACGATGCAGCTAGCCACGATGTAATCTCTAACGCTTCTTGTACAACTAACTGCTTAGCTCCATTTGCGAAAGTATTAAACGATAAATTCGGTATCAAACGTGGAATGATGACAACTGTTCACTCATACACAAATGACCAACAAATCTTAGACTTACCACATAAAGACTACCGTCGTGCTCGTGCGGCAGCTGAAAACATCATCCCAACTTCAACTGGTGCTGCAAAAGCTGTTTCTCTAGTATTACCTGAATTAAAAGGTAAATTAAACGGTGGCGCTATGCGTGTTCCAACTCCAAACGTTTCTTTAGTTGACTTAGTTGCTGAGTTAGAAAAAGAAGTAACTGTTGACGAAGTAAACGCAGCACTAAAAGAAGCTGCTGAAGGCGATTTAAAAGGTATCCTAGGATACAGCGAAGAGCCATTAGTATCTGGTGACTACAATGGTAACATTAACTCTTCTACAATCGATGCATTATCAACAATGGTAATGGAAGGCCAAATGGTAAAAGTAATCTCTTGGTATGACAACGAAAGTGGTTACTCTAACCGTGTAGTTGACCTTGCTGACTACTTAGCTTCTAAAGGTCTTTAA
- a CDS encoding phosphoglycerate kinase, with product MNKKSVKDIDVKGKVVFCRVDFNVPMKDGQVTDDTRIRAALPTIQYLSEQGAKVVLASHLGRPKGEVVEELRLNAVAEKLQELSGKNVVKTDEAYGDTVKAEIAKLEEGGLLLLENVRFYAGEEKNDPELAKAFADLADVYVNDAFGAAHRAHASTEGIAKHLPAVAGFLMEKELEVLGKALSNPERPFTAIIGGAKVKDKIGVIDNLLDKVDNLIIGGGLAYTFIKALGHDVGKSLLEEDKIDLAKSYLDQAKEKGVNFYMPVDVVVADDFSNDANTQVVSIDSIPSDWEGLDAGPKTREIYADVIKNSKLVIWNGPMGVFELDTFAGGTKAVAEALAEANDTYSVIGGGDSAAAVEKFDLADKMSHISTGGGASLEFMEGKELPGVVALNDK from the coding sequence ATGAACAAAAAATCAGTGAAAGACATTGATGTTAAAGGAAAAGTCGTCTTTTGTCGCGTTGATTTTAACGTTCCGATGAAGGATGGACAAGTTACGGACGATACTCGTATCCGTGCCGCATTACCAACGATTCAATACTTAAGTGAACAAGGTGCGAAAGTTGTTTTAGCAAGTCACTTAGGTCGTCCAAAAGGTGAAGTAGTGGAAGAGTTACGCTTAAATGCTGTAGCTGAAAAACTTCAAGAGCTTTCTGGTAAAAATGTTGTGAAAACTGATGAAGCTTATGGTGATACGGTTAAAGCTGAAATTGCTAAATTAGAAGAAGGCGGTCTTCTATTACTAGAAAACGTACGCTTCTATGCTGGTGAAGAGAAAAATGATCCAGAATTAGCAAAAGCGTTTGCTGACCTTGCTGATGTTTATGTGAACGATGCTTTCGGTGCAGCTCACCGTGCACATGCTTCTACTGAAGGGATCGCAAAACACCTTCCGGCAGTTGCAGGTTTCTTAATGGAAAAAGAACTTGAAGTATTAGGTAAAGCATTATCTAATCCAGAACGTCCATTCACAGCGATCATTGGTGGAGCAAAAGTTAAGGATAAAATCGGTGTAATCGATAACTTACTTGATAAAGTGGACAACTTAATCATTGGTGGCGGACTAGCTTACACATTTATCAAAGCTTTAGGCCATGATGTTGGTAAATCCCTATTAGAAGAAGACAAAATTGATTTAGCAAAATCATACCTTGATCAAGCAAAAGAAAAAGGTGTTAACTTCTATATGCCTGTAGATGTTGTTGTGGCAGACGACTTCTCAAACGATGCCAACACACAAGTTGTATCAATTGACAGCATTCCAAGTGATTGGGAAGGTCTTGATGCAGGTCCAAAAACACGTGAAATCTATGCTGACGTTATTAAAAACTCCAAGCTTGTTATTTGGAACGGACCAATGGGTGTATTTGAATTAGATACATTCGCTGGAGGAACAAAAGCAGTTGCAGAAGCATTAGCTGAGGCAAATGATACATATTCCGTTATCGGAGGAGGAGATTCAGCTGCTGCTGTCGAAAAGTTTGATTTGGCTGATAAAATGAGCCACATTTCAACTGGCGGTGGAGCATCTCTTGAATTTATGGAAGGTAAAGAGCTTCCAGGTGTAGTTGCATTAAACGATAAATAA
- the tpiA gene encoding triose-phosphate isomerase: protein MRKPIIAGNWKMNKVASEAKSFVEEVKSLVPTAENVDSVVCAPALFLESLVSLTEGTDLKVGAQNMHFEENGAFTGEISPVALKDLGVSYVILGHSERREMFAETDETVNQKTLAAFKHGLTPIVCCGETLEEREAGKTNDLVGDQVTKALQGLSEDQLKQTVIAYEPIWAIGTGKSSSAEDANEVCAHIRQVIAEQFSSDVAQAVRIQYGGSVKPANIKEYMAQPDIDGALVGGASLEAQSFLQLLEGSKNE, encoded by the coding sequence ATGAGAAAACCAATTATCGCAGGTAACTGGAAAATGAACAAAGTTGCTTCAGAAGCGAAAAGCTTTGTTGAAGAAGTAAAAAGCCTGGTACCTACAGCAGAAAATGTGGACTCAGTAGTTTGTGCTCCAGCTCTATTTTTAGAAAGCCTTGTTAGTTTAACAGAAGGTACTGACTTAAAAGTAGGTGCACAAAACATGCACTTCGAAGAAAACGGTGCATTCACTGGCGAAATCAGCCCGGTTGCATTGAAAGACCTTGGTGTTAGCTACGTGATCCTTGGACACTCTGAGCGCAGAGAAATGTTCGCTGAAACTGATGAAACAGTTAACCAAAAGACACTAGCTGCTTTCAAACACGGTTTAACTCCAATCGTTTGCTGTGGTGAAACATTAGAAGAGCGTGAAGCTGGCAAAACAAATGATCTTGTTGGCGACCAAGTAACGAAAGCTTTACAAGGTTTATCAGAAGATCAACTTAAACAAACAGTTATTGCGTATGAGCCAATTTGGGCAATCGGAACTGGAAAATCTTCATCTGCTGAAGATGCAAATGAAGTGTGTGCACACATCCGTCAAGTGATTGCAGAGCAATTTTCTTCTGACGTGGCACAAGCAGTTCGTATTCAATACGGCGGCAGTGTAAAACCGGCTAACATCAAAGAATATATGGCACAGCCAGATATTGATGGTGCATTAGTTGGTGGAGCTAGCCTGGAAGCACAATCTTTCCTTCAACTTTTGGAGGGTAGCAAAAATGAGTAA